CAATTCTTaactttttgtttaaatgcatttttgatACAGCTGAACTGCACTCAAGTCTGCACTTACATCTAGAGTTTATACTAGACGTTTAGTAGGAAATTTAGATCTTAATCTTGCACCCTTTTGCttgcatactgtaggtactgtatatactttaagTTTCTCACCCCGGTCTTCCTTTTGCGTACTTTTCTCGCATCCACTCCTGCCTACTCATGTTCACCCTTGCAAAAAGCTCCGTAGCTTAACCTTCGTAATAgagggatggggggggggggtgggttgAGCACCTTATCATCTCAGGATGTCACTTCCTCTGCTAGGAGTCACTCCGAATACTTCATACATATTTCATCTTATCAAACTGGAAAGGATTTAACCAAACTAATGAAATGGTCTTCCAAGACAATATCCTTCTCAAAGTTCATTAAACACAAATGGGGACAAttccaacatttttattttcttatatttatttcattaacGCATTACTGGAAGTTCCTAATTGAGTTGATGATCCGTGGGCTGTTTTTGCCTCAGgagagggccctgtcaataacatgggtggggtatcctatgttgatgaaaaaagagtGCTCGTTTGAGTGCttgtttttagaaatttatGTCGTCACTGCAAAGTTGTTGGAGCCtgtggaactgtgaaaaaggcaGAGAATTTTAATATGTGTGGGGTAAAATGAGCTGTACATGAGCTGTGTCCATCTGTGGGTCTGTAATAGGCAGAAGTAACTACTACttctacctacagtacttaaaCTACAAAAGTATTACATTCACAAATTAGGTTCACACATTTCAATGTGGATTTGAAACTGACGCTACAGACTAGCCAGACTACGGAGTAAAGTCAAGGCTGTAGTAGGCTTCAATGTGCGTTTGGTATTTGCAAGGGTGTAGTAATGGGTTACTGGATTTGTGTGAGAAAATGCCTGGAAACACTGTGATGATCAACTCCTGTCCTTCATATTTTTATGCTCTACTcctgttttctctgggtgctcttttttgtttccttgttgAAATAAttgcaaaaggaaaataaaatattgtaaatattgaaAGCTGCAatatgtgttttaaaacagtgaatAACCATTTTATTGTATGTTATCCTTGAGAATCATATAATCATTTATTGACAATTTGAGGCTGTCCAAACCATAACAGCAGTAATCTATAAATACACAATGAAAATAGACATGAAAACTTTGAACAGTTTCTTTAATTGtcattgatactgtatgtccacatTGATAAAGATCACATTTATGACTAAAATAGTATTTGTGGATTGCTACAAGTTGCACAATGATTTTgacatacaaaatattttataatatacattaataataataaacaatgcATCCTCATAAAATACCCATTACATCTGACAATCTGAAAATTACTCTGACTGATGTTGAAACTGAGTTTAATTACTAAAGACATGCTTTACAGATCTACAGCATTGTCTGAGCATCCCATAATGGAAATGTTATGTCACAGAAAGTTAAAAGGTGATAGATGTggttattttataataaaaatattgataaTTATACTCAGAATATTTTCAAATTGTAGCAGTTTACATGTGATGTATTTCCCTCTATAATGGTTATTGAACAATAAAACTAGGCTTTATACCTGTTCTGTTTTTGAACAGCTATATTAGaatttttttagaaacttttGGTCGCCTTAGAtcattatcatttaaaaaatactaccATTTTGGGCCAATTTAATCAAAGAAAGCATTGTGTTCTTTTTTCCAAACTATATTTAATAGTGCATAGTCATAACAGTTGTGGTTTCTGAGTGCTTCTATGTGGAAATGTAAGTGCTAGAAAGAGATCTATAGGAACATCAGATGTCAAACTCACAGACAAAGTACATGCGTCTTTCACAGTCATTGTCCCACCAGTCACCATCATCAGAGGACATAGCAACACAATTCTCCCGCTTGCCTCCATCTGGCTGGCTGGAGAGGAAGTGCTTGCGCCAGAAGAAGAAGGTGACACGCAAGCCATCCTCAAAGAGATATAGGCCCTCTGATCGCTGGTCAGAGATCCCCAGCCACACAGGCCAGTTCCCGGGATGAAAGAACCCACGAGTGTACTCTCCCAGTGCTTCCTGTTCTTTCCTGTCTCTGGGCATGGCCATCCTGCCACCTCTCTCCTTGCACCGTTTCCCAGCTTCACTGAAGGTCTCGTATGAGCGGAAAACCAGGAAACATTTATGCCCTAACTGACGGCCTTTCATGCAACCTGTAGAGACAGTGGAATGTGAGGTGATGATGATGCTAACATGAAGTGAGGGGATGATATTACAGCTCATactgacctactgtacagtataggtaATTTGCACTTTTGATGAAATTCAGTTTACTCAGCTCTGGTTTTAAACAGTAAATGGGCTTGATCTCCTGGTCTTTGACAAAAAGATGCACCAGAATTTTTGGTGTGTTACAAGAAAGATGATTTCTTGGACTGAATAAGTGAGGAATTAGCAGGgttttacaaaatatactgtagatgccaTGTGTCTGACTTCACTAGCATAGATTGTGATTGTGTAACCTGAAATTTCTGACAGGTAGTGCTGAAGTCTTCAGTTTCCTGTCTCATCATTATCAGACTGTAAAGAATGGAAATAAAAGATAGAACATACATAATGGAATTCTAGGGTAAATGCAATGATGTGTAAGTATTTGTAACCTCtctctttaaatatttaaaatgttgttctATTGTCTGAAGTCTTTACAGCAGTTTCTAAACATATTCATCTTGTCATTTTAGAGTacctgttatttttaatttcatataaaatcatttttttaaataaaacccatgtaaaaactttaatttcaaatattaataaaagagaaaataaaacagtgatTCTTTGCATAATTCTAATCACTATTACTCATATATATTTACCCCTTGCTCTCTTATTCAGTGAATCCTTCTGAAAAATCATCTGAATTCCTTATCATCCAGACAATAAAACCAGCCACTCTGCACATCTGATACTGTTGTGAAATTAGATATCCTGGTACATGAAATGTATTGTTACTGTCTGCAGTTTGATCACAGTTTATTTGTATGGGTTTTTATATAACACAGGAGTTCTCTATACCTTCCAGTCGTCCAATCTCCTTGCGGTTTTCTTGGTTGATCCGTGAGATGATGTCCATGGCCTCCTCAGTCTCACTCACCTTCGAGGCCAACCGAGACACCCTGTCTATCAACTGAGATGTCTTCACATCCAGAGTGTATTGGGCGACATTAAGACGGTGCATTGCTGCATCAACATCTGCCAATCTGGACACTAGTAGCACAAAGGAAAGGGTAAATGAGTTGTGATGTTAAAGTCACATAAGGggaatttatgtactgtatgaaagagATCTTTATCTTGGGCCAATATCATTAGGTCACTCAGACATTAGGTCAAACAATAGTAGACACACATCACACTCAGATGGAATTCCAGGTATAAATGTATtcaaaccaaaaaacaaaaatggaactAAGAGTGAGATATTTTGTACACTGGCAACATTTCCATCTTAATCTGCCATAGCAAATCACACTTCTTGTTGGGTAAAAATCAGTGCAGCCTTAGTGGATTTATAATTGATAATTTATAATGTATTGCTAAAATCTAAACTTAAacaaatttaagtctttttctttttatagatcagtgtttttaaaatggcccgtaaattaaaattaattgtatAATTTGATTAATGTAGTTCATTTGGGTAGcagcatcagcatgtgtaggctgcaaaggaacaagtaataggtttattccatgctgaaaagagaagaaagtaaacacaatgtttcggctgtggagccttctttgggtgtcacaCCACTGACAGCTTTTTGTGACCTTAAAGGTCTCTCATCCCAATAATGACCATGCCTAGCCTTGCTTAAAGGGGGACTGCAATGTTGTATTTAGATTTTGGGGTAAGAAAGAATGAGCATTGatgagtacatttcaaaccacaataaaagttaaatgtacagtacacagtaacttgtaaaatctccaatttacaaaatacatacaatttccaggtatgcaaaGCGCCATATTATGGAATTCAGAACAAGGCGACAAAAAATCTGGAGATGTGATGCAGCCATATTATCTCATTGCTTCTTATATTATTGAAAAGAAGCAGgattgtgaatacatctcttttaatcgaATAGAAATATTGTTCTCGATTTGGATATGGTTTTGCCGATAAATACTACTTGCTTGTTAActgtgcatgcagatcacattggaacatttctgtaatGAAATGTCTGTTGCGCAACCTGTACTTATTGGCTCCTACATCACATTAGTTATTACAGTGACTTTTGAACAGGAAGGGATGCATCACGTCACACTTCATGGGAACCCAAATGTGAGCttgcgacaacatggcgacttacagtactttcacaaagttcacaattttgcacTTAATTgaacatttgacatttttttctataacatcaattaatttattttgttactgagatttaattacTGGTCTGCAAAATTAGGactgcagttctcctttaatTTCAAAGAATGGATGAGATCAGACCTGAAGATGCTAACACTGCTGTGAAGTATATAGAGAAATATggtttcttaaaaatatatatacttacTTTCAGTTGGTCATTCCTTCCAAACTAATCTGAATGTGTTGATAAGTAATTGATTTCAATACATTCAGAACCAATGATTTTGGTTAGACACAAGAAATTATTCAACATATTAGCATCATTTAATACAGTGACCAATGAGAGGTTTGTCAGTTAGAATATATCTGATATCTACATCTGGTATCATAAAATTATCTATTAAACATGCCACTTAATTCAGACATTGAAGAGAAATATTCTTCCATAGCTCACACTGATACCTCTaacaaaatctaaatattttttcaaaatttgctCTTTACatctgaaatataaaacaagcaaaatctaatattttattacaaatgtaTTCCATTTTGGACTGCTTATGAACGTCAGCTTTATATTAACAGCAATGTTGTCACAATTAACTGAAGCAGTccttacaatttaaaataccatgggctaaaatgtttaaacaggTTTAAAGTCCGCCCTAGCAGGCAAAGTGAACTGGTAGCTACAGCCATaggaaaatattaatattaagtgTAAATAATCTAGATTGGGGCAGTCTGCAAGAATGGCTGTAATATTTGCTGAAAAGATATGTGTGGATATTACTTTATGGAATTCTCTGTAACTTTCCTTACTCATTTTAACTCGATCTATTTGAAACTGTATGATGTCGTAAACAGTAATGTTACATGTGTGGGAAGTCAAAAATGTAGTTTGTgcgtacagtaaatgtatttgaTTCACACGACTAATTAAAAACTATATTTTGTGCTTTAAGAGGCATACACTTCCTGCTCtctttaaaaaatttaaattattttataaatataaaatcaataaaTGCCACTCACAAAATCCAAAGATATTGTaaatttttgtgttttgtcttaGTTATGCCATGTCATAGTTAGGAATAATAAGGCCTTAGCGGGACCTGCAGAACAGGATGATTCAAAGGTAGATCAGCACATCTTTGTGAAACACTACGCTATAAATGatgaaattcagaaaacaaTCGTCCTTGTCACTAGCTGCAAAAAATTAAACGGCATGTAAAAGTTCTACAtgggagttttttttccttgtggtACCAGGGTGCTGCTGGAGCTATCAAAAGAGCTATCAATCTTGGTTAAATAATGTTTAAGTTAAAGCATGTTTAGGTTGCTTCAGTGAAAAACAGCTCTTCAAGTTTAGACTATGTAAATCTGCAAATGCATATTCATGCTTCAGAACATGTTGGCTAAGTAAAGCACAACTCAACTCATACTACTGTCACGATCggcatccctcctcttaagggcactccgaccatttcaaattttatttgattttatgaACCTGCCTCCTGTTTTGTCTCACTatctaagcctggtgctctcgctattcctggctcagcactgggagatggacgcccggaagccggcctaccagcgggtccaggagtgacccgacggcataggcttcatcacagcATATTGACCatctgagtctggggctcggagTCTGGCCTCGTTACCTTCGTATTATTCCCTGGCCCTGTTCTGGATCCCGTTACGGATTTTAACTgcgtttgtcttggatggatcctCTGGTTTTGGACTTCGGACTGTGCCCCAGATTCCCCCTAGGACTTTCTGGATCTGTTTGCCCCATCCCGGCCCCGAGCACCAGATCACCATCATCACAcctccctgtctgtcaacccgtcCTATCCTGCTATTCcttcccctgatgtccttctccacttacttccggattataccgtctgcatagcgTGTTGAACTGCGCTTCACGGGAGCCTGAACCAGCTTCCATTACAACTACAACACGACCTGTCTCACTTTCTAATGATATCACATCcctctttttttcacttttcctcCTCCACTTTGAACCTCCTACCTGACACTGAAACAAAGAATCCTTTAACAaggattataataataattccttacacttatacagcacttttctggacactccactcgaagcattctacaggtaacggggactcccctccaccaccaccaccgtgcagcattcacctggatgatgcaacagcagccatagtgcacacaGAACACTTACCAGCTATCTGTGGGGAGaagagagtgatgaagccaatttatagatggggattattaggaggccatgactgttaaaggccaatggaaaatttgtccAGGATGCTGGGGATACACCcaaactcttttcaagaaatgccctgtgatttttgatgaccacagaaagtcagaacctcagttttacatcccatttgaaggacagcgcctttttacagtatagtccccatcactatacgaGGGCATtatgagcaccccctactggccccattaacaccaccTCCATCAGCaacctggaggtctcccatccagatatgactaggctcacacctgcttagcttcagtgggttgccaattgtgagtttcagggtgatatggctgctgttatAGAGTTACATTAAAAACCACAAgggttattttattatttttcttaataaatCAATATCTTCAATGATGTTCagaaacttatttttatttttagcaactAAAACTtccctttagttacatgataaattcatattaagtggatttaaataaATTGAACAAAAGATCAAATTAAGCTAATGTTTTCACTTACATCTAACataccacaagtgccacctattcAACTTCTTTGGCCAGCAAAGATTCTCTGGGCAGTGTTACAAATCACACAGCGGCAGCACTAACTCATTTTGCTCTGGCAATGTGTTTTGATGCACAATCTTGGTGACTgcatcagtatatactgtacaaaggttTTCTAaatctctttaaagcagcagcacccgAAGAATAAGGACGAGCTGTCAAAGTGGTTGAATTAAGCAAACAATTAGCTTATTCAGAACCTTTAAAGACCAGACTGactaaaaatctgaaaacacgGTCCACAAGAACCAGGATAGGGGATACTTGAATAAGATAAAAACCTTGAAATGATTATTAAACAGGAACGATCAAGTCACGTAAACATGACTGCTATGTATATGTTTATAGGAAACAGTGCTCTGTACAAGATAAGAGATTAAGAAATGAATTCTAATTAGTTAATAATTTTTAGTGGAATGATACTGATGCTTACTAAGGAAGAATCTTAAAtttgaatattaattataacaaaaataagTCACAACCGGGATGGCAATGGCTCACAACCCACAATTTCCCCAGGAGACAGTGGCATTCCCACAAGTGAACACGGTTGTCCCGTGGCTCTAAGGACTTGGCTGGTCCACCCTTCCCCCTACCAATCATTCAGCCAATCATCCATTCAATCCTGTCTTCACAGTCCCTCATTTATTCCTGAAACGCCACGGAGGAAGTACTCCATCATTTAGCCACCAGTGGCAGTACAGTTATCTGCACAAATCCTACTGGGCGTACTAGCAACTCCAATAGGATTGTGAATCCCAGATCCTGCCTGTGTCCTGGAATGTAAATGCCTGCTCAGTGGTGTCCTACGCAGACCACAGCTACTCCAACAGCCTGCTGCCCTATCTTCACTATGCCCTCAGTTGCCTTCAACAAGCGCCGATCCCTCTGCCTTTGGCCACCTTCGGAAAGCTACGAAACTCCTTGAGCCTTAGCACTCAGGGTTCATCATGTTAAACCACTGCTAGTGTGTTCAGTGCACAGCCGTGCCATAacaaaacaatcacaaaatCCAAATAGTACAGATTTGTCTTCACTACGGAAAACTATGGTTTCATGTACAAGACATGTCCTGTAAGAAATAATGCTAACCATACTAGAGTGTCAGATTGAGAAATTTACAGATGTAAAGAcatgaaaataatattgttattaacaATTTTTGAAAGACTTACAGATATAGGTATATGTGTCATCAAGCACAGGGGCGGAAGTGGTAGGTTCCAGGCCTTGGGTTGGGACAGTTGAATTTTCTTCTGTCTCTTCTGTTCTGCTCAATCTTTTATCCTCTGGTTCTTCTCTCTCATACCGTTCTACAACCTCAGCTGtctccaggtgctctgtgtCTTCACCCTGAAGAGCCACGTTAGCAAGACTGAATCCCAGTTACAAGCACATAGGGCTTCTACTGCTTACAAATACAGTAGGGATGGTCTGAACACAGAACTCATCAATAAATAACTTTAACAAAAAGCCAatcttaatttatattttacaaataatatatttgtCCATCTATTTTCAGTTTGCTTGTCCTGGTGATGGCTGTCAAGGCAATGATATTATAGCATTAAAAGTAAATCTTGGAACATGTTACTATACTAACACATTAATTGACATGAGTTACAAAAGGACATCTAAATTAGCATCAGACTGCATTATGATATATAAAGTCATGTTTTCACAGTCAGCTGAAGGAGGTTTTCTttgtgaaacacaaaacatacaGCAAGCTTTTTTGCAAGCTGCTAAGCTGGTATAGATCCCAGATGCAGGACAACAAATGTACAGCAAACATTCCTTTTACAGATCAGAAAGGAAAAGCCATAGAAAAATCGTCTGATGTCCATTTATATTATTGAATTATTAAGCTGGGTGCAATTTGTATTTTAGCTAGACCCTTGTCTGTAAAGGGATGTTGTTGGTTTTACTTCTATATCTTCTTACTTTACGAAACTTATTATCTTAATAAGTAGTCATCCACTTGTCTTTCCCGGTTTTATTTTGTAGCTAGCTGACAAATACCTGTAAAACCCAGAGATTTGTAAAGCTCCTAACCTAGAAAATTTGCATAAATAAAGATTTTCATATATTGTATATCATCAATAATATATTTGAACAGGTATagttttattcaatgctgaaatgtaaagaaaagaagcacaatgcTTTGACTGTGGAGCCCTTTTTTCCAGTGTCTTTCTA
This genomic window from Lepisosteus oculatus isolate fLepOcu1 chromosome 2, fLepOcu1.hap2, whole genome shotgun sequence contains:
- the clec11a gene encoding C-type lectin domain family 11 member A; amino-acid sequence: MGKGAVLIHFICFSQLFQCSPGTGSSKSHSDWGVYMKHRRIILGSSDPEIQGEDTEHLETAEVVERYEREEPEDKRLSRTEETEENSTVPTQGLEPTTSAPVLDDTYTYILSRLADVDAAMHRLNVAQYTLDVKTSQLIDRVSRLASKVSETEEAMDIISRINQENRKEIGRLEGCMKGRQLGHKCFLVFRSYETFSEAGKRCKERGGRMAMPRDRKEQEALGEYTRGFFHPGNWPVWLGISDQRSEGLYLFEDGLRVTFFFWRKHFLSSQPDGGKRENCVAMSSDDGDWWDNDCERRMYFVCEFDI